From a region of the Arachis ipaensis cultivar K30076 chromosome B09, Araip1.1, whole genome shotgun sequence genome:
- the LOC107619459 gene encoding WAT1-related protein At5g07050 isoform X1, with amino-acid sequence MEHKKSCLLSVCKEFKPHILMFLAQVGCALVYFITEASFNHGMSPFLYVTYRYFVAALVMFPFAYFLERKQRPKLTFALFMEIFVLSLVGISVPINMYFASLQYTSPTLVASMFNIVASLTFIIAVALRYEALDIGDPHGIAKVIGTLISLGGVMTMTLYKGPPMRNLWGPLIHIQGKNGGTEENWLKGSLLAVTSCVSLSVWYIMQASTLKRYPAQLSLTSWMCFVGAVQSAVFTAIVQHDPSAWFIGFNIDLWSTLYGGIVVSGLVIYVQLWCTEKKGPVFVTMTTPLCTVLVAILAYFVFGEKLYLGSIIGACFVIVGLYLLLWGKEGDQQVHTITNDTSKCNGEDPVELCKI; translated from the exons ATGGAACATAAAAAATCATGTCTCTTGAGTGTGTGCAAAGAATTCAAGCCACACATTCTCATGTTCTTGGCCCAGGTGGGTTGTGCCTTGGTATATTTCATCACTGAAGCTTCCTTCAATCATGGGATGAGTCCTTTTCTATATGTTACTTATCGCTATTTTGTGGCTGCTCTTGTCATGTTCCCCTTTGCATATTTTCTCGAGAG AAAACAACGACCAAAGCTCACATTTGCTTTGTTCATGGaaatttttgtgctttccttggtTGG GATCAGTGTGCCAATCAACATGTATTTTGCAAGCTTGCAATACACTTCTCCAACCCTAGTTGCTTCCATGTTCAACATCGTAGCTTCCCTTACCTTCATTATTGCTGTAGCACTCAG GTACGAAGCTCTTGATATTGGAGACCCTCACGGAATAGCAAAAGTTATAGGGACATTGATATCCTTAGGAGGTGTAATGACGATGACACTGTACAAAGGACCACCGATGAGGAATTTGTGGGGTCCACTAATCCATATTCAAGGGAAAAATGGTGGCACCGAAGAGAACTGGTTAAAGGGTTCACTTCTTGCAGTTACAAGTTGTGTTTCATTATCTGTCTGGTATATTATGCAG GCATCCACTTTGAAAAGGTACCCAGCTCAACTGTCGCTAACTTCGTGGATGTGCTTTGTTGGAGCAGTGCAATCAGCTGTTTTCACAGCAATTGTACAACATGATCCTTCAGCATGGTTCATCGGCTTCAACATCGATTTGTGGTCCACGTTATATGGA GGAATTGTGGTGTCTGGATTGGTCATATATGTTCAGCTATGGTGCACTGAGAAAAAAGGGCCAGTCTTTGTCACAATGACTACCCCACTTTGTACCGTGCTTGTGGCAATTCTAGCATACTTCGTCTTTGGTGAGAAACTTTATTTGGGCAG CATCATTGGCGCATGTTTTGTCATCGTTGGTCTGTATTTGCTGTTGTGGGGTAAAGAAGGTGACCAACAAGTTCACACTATCACCAACGATACATCAAAGTGCAACGGTGAAGACCCAGTAGAATTATGCAAAATTTGA
- the LOC107619459 gene encoding WAT1-related protein At5g07050 isoform X2, translating to MEHKKSCLLSVCKEFKPHILMFLAQVGCALVYFITEASFNHGMSPFLYVTYRYFVAALVMFPFAYFLERKQRPKLTFALFMEIFVLSLVGISVPINMYFASLQYTSPTLVASMFNIVASLTFIIAVALRYEALDIGDPHGIAKVIGTLISLGGVMTMTLYKGPPMRNLWGPLIHIQGKNGGTEENWLKGSLLAVTSCVSLSVWYIMQASTLKRYPAQLSLTSWMCFVGAVQSAVFTAIVQHDPSAWFIGFNIDLWSTLYGGIVVSGLVIYVQLWCTEKKGPVFVTMTTPLCTVLVAILAYFVFGEKLYLGRR from the exons ATGGAACATAAAAAATCATGTCTCTTGAGTGTGTGCAAAGAATTCAAGCCACACATTCTCATGTTCTTGGCCCAGGTGGGTTGTGCCTTGGTATATTTCATCACTGAAGCTTCCTTCAATCATGGGATGAGTCCTTTTCTATATGTTACTTATCGCTATTTTGTGGCTGCTCTTGTCATGTTCCCCTTTGCATATTTTCTCGAGAG AAAACAACGACCAAAGCTCACATTTGCTTTGTTCATGGaaatttttgtgctttccttggtTGG GATCAGTGTGCCAATCAACATGTATTTTGCAAGCTTGCAATACACTTCTCCAACCCTAGTTGCTTCCATGTTCAACATCGTAGCTTCCCTTACCTTCATTATTGCTGTAGCACTCAG GTACGAAGCTCTTGATATTGGAGACCCTCACGGAATAGCAAAAGTTATAGGGACATTGATATCCTTAGGAGGTGTAATGACGATGACACTGTACAAAGGACCACCGATGAGGAATTTGTGGGGTCCACTAATCCATATTCAAGGGAAAAATGGTGGCACCGAAGAGAACTGGTTAAAGGGTTCACTTCTTGCAGTTACAAGTTGTGTTTCATTATCTGTCTGGTATATTATGCAG GCATCCACTTTGAAAAGGTACCCAGCTCAACTGTCGCTAACTTCGTGGATGTGCTTTGTTGGAGCAGTGCAATCAGCTGTTTTCACAGCAATTGTACAACATGATCCTTCAGCATGGTTCATCGGCTTCAACATCGATTTGTGGTCCACGTTATATGGA GGAATTGTGGTGTCTGGATTGGTCATATATGTTCAGCTATGGTGCACTGAGAAAAAAGGGCCAGTCTTTGTCACAATGACTACCCCACTTTGTACCGTGCTTGTGGCAATTCTAGCATACTTCGTCTTTGGTGAGAAACTTTATTTGGGCAG AAGGTGA
- the LOC107619459 gene encoding WAT1-related protein At5g07050 isoform X3 → MEHKKSCLLSVCKEFKPHILMFLAQVGCALVYFITEASFNHGMSPFLYVTYRYFVAALVMFPFAYFLERKQRPKLTFALFMEIFVLSLVGISVPINMYFASLQYTSPTLVASMFNIVASLTFIIAVALRYEALDIGDPHGIAKVIGTLISLGGVMTMTLYKGPPMRNLWGPLIHIQGKNGGTEENWLKGSLLAVTSCVSLSVWYIMQASTLKRYPAQLSLTSWMCFVGAVQSAVFTAIVQHDPSAWFIGFNIDLWSTLYGGIVVSGLVIYVQLWCTEKKGPVFVTMTTPLCTVLVAILAYFVFGEKLYLGR, encoded by the exons ATGGAACATAAAAAATCATGTCTCTTGAGTGTGTGCAAAGAATTCAAGCCACACATTCTCATGTTCTTGGCCCAGGTGGGTTGTGCCTTGGTATATTTCATCACTGAAGCTTCCTTCAATCATGGGATGAGTCCTTTTCTATATGTTACTTATCGCTATTTTGTGGCTGCTCTTGTCATGTTCCCCTTTGCATATTTTCTCGAGAG AAAACAACGACCAAAGCTCACATTTGCTTTGTTCATGGaaatttttgtgctttccttggtTGG GATCAGTGTGCCAATCAACATGTATTTTGCAAGCTTGCAATACACTTCTCCAACCCTAGTTGCTTCCATGTTCAACATCGTAGCTTCCCTTACCTTCATTATTGCTGTAGCACTCAG GTACGAAGCTCTTGATATTGGAGACCCTCACGGAATAGCAAAAGTTATAGGGACATTGATATCCTTAGGAGGTGTAATGACGATGACACTGTACAAAGGACCACCGATGAGGAATTTGTGGGGTCCACTAATCCATATTCAAGGGAAAAATGGTGGCACCGAAGAGAACTGGTTAAAGGGTTCACTTCTTGCAGTTACAAGTTGTGTTTCATTATCTGTCTGGTATATTATGCAG GCATCCACTTTGAAAAGGTACCCAGCTCAACTGTCGCTAACTTCGTGGATGTGCTTTGTTGGAGCAGTGCAATCAGCTGTTTTCACAGCAATTGTACAACATGATCCTTCAGCATGGTTCATCGGCTTCAACATCGATTTGTGGTCCACGTTATATGGA GGAATTGTGGTGTCTGGATTGGTCATATATGTTCAGCTATGGTGCACTGAGAAAAAAGGGCCAGTCTTTGTCACAATGACTACCCCACTTTGTACCGTGCTTGTGGCAATTCTAGCATACTTCGTCTTTGGTGAGAAACTTTATTTGGGCAG GTGA